The Dysidea avara chromosome 13, odDysAvar1.4, whole genome shotgun sequence genome includes a region encoding these proteins:
- the LOC136242293 gene encoding E3 ubiquitin-protein ligase TRIM71-like: MESEANIEKIRATHGEVYKLLKQQEEETVGKVNTIKTSFKKETLLTKGNWEVNGKPFGKLVDELTKQVEHTSLDPECKPSDMIINYRKPVELVNDSVCDVSCVPHLPDCTVSCPVIISDPVKVTVTLKDIFGCPVVNQSKDLEIRYNKGRKFLQNVHFEEESRGQYYIWYNPKRKEDHLLSVYWRGLTLNHEEIKVLVNVRDYATIKQEVKIIDKYGPTNKRVVWPYLLANGPNNELIVRDNSTYQLVVFNKYFQYSHAIGGEGSGNGKFQCITGIAFKLNGEFVSQFGSKGTDGGHFQSPWGLVLSQSAMLLVCDNDNHRIQVFQDEHSSGTVLMFEEDGKFTSAIESTNQGEKRFSCPCGVVMMDNGRIIIADSDGDRLVVF, translated from the exons ATGGAGAGTGAAGCAAATATTGAGAAGATACGAGCTACACATGGTGAAGTTTACAAGTTGTTGAAGCAACAAGAAGAGGAAACGGTTGGAAAGGTGAACACCATCAAGACTTCATTTAAAAAAGAGACTCTCCTTACAAAAGGAAACTGGGAAGTCAATGGAAAGCCATTTGGTAAGCT AGTTGATGAACTAACAAAGCAAGTGGAACATACTAGCCTTGATCCAGAGTGTAAACCAAGTGACATGATTATTAACTATCGTAAACCAGTTGAGTTAGTTAATGATTCAGTTTGTGATGTGTCTTGTGTTCCACATTTACCTGATTGTACTGTGAGTTGTCCAGTAATAATTAGTGATCCAGTTAAAGTGACTGTTACACTGAAAGACATTTTTGGGTGTCCTGTAGTGAACCAATCAAAAGATCTAGAAATCCGTTATAACAAGGGGAGGAAGTTTTTACAGAATGTACATTTTGAAGAAGAGTCAAGAGGACAGTACTATATATGGTATAATCCTAAAAGAAAGGAAGATCATCTATTATCAGTTTACTGGAGAGGATTAACACTGAACCATGAAGAAATTAAGGTGTTGGTGAATGTACGAGACTATGCTACCATCAAGCAGGAGGTGAAGATCATTGACAAATATGGACCAACTAACAAGAGAGTAGTCTGGCCTTATCTGTTGGCTAATGGACCTAACAATGAACTTATTGTTCGTGACAATTCCACCTATCAGTTAGTAGTATTTAATAAATACTTCCAATACTCTCATGCTATTGGTGGAGAAGGTAGTGGAAATGGAAAGTTTCAGTGCATTACAGGAATAGCA TTTAAACTAAATGGTGAATTTGTTTCCCAGTTTGGCAGTAAAGGTACTGATGGTGGACATTTTCAGTCTCCTTGGGGCCTAGTGTTGTCTCAGTCAGCAATGTTGTTAGTGTGTGACAATGACAACCACAGGATTCAAGTTTTTCAAGATGAACA TTCCAGTGGCACTGTATTGATGTTTGAAGAAGATGGGAAATTTACATCAGCCATTGAAAGTACCAATCAAGGCGAGAAAAGGTTTAGTTGTCCTtgtggagtagtgatgatgGATAATGGACGGATTATAATAGCTGATAGTGATGGTGACAGGCTAGTAGTGTTTTAG